A single genomic interval of Trichocoleus sp. harbors:
- the bchI gene encoding magnesium chelatase ATPase subunit I: MSPTVSVSPSAKTASRRAVFPFTAIVGQEEMKLALLLNVIDPKIGGVMIMGDRGTGKSTTIRALADVLPEIDVVAGDPFNSHPTDVSLMSDLVKQQVEAGEPIQAAKKKVTMIDLPLGATEDRVCGTIDIEKALSEGVKAFEPGLLAQANRGILYVDEVNLLDDHLVDVLLDSAASGWNTVEREGISIRHPARFVLVGSGNPEEGELRPQLLDRFGLHAEIRTVKDPVLRVEIVEQRSDFDQNPDTFLEHYEAKQSELQQKLVNAQTLLPSVTIDQDLKIKISQVCAELDVDGLRGDIVTNRTAKALAALEGRKEVTVDDIQRVIVMALRHRLRKDPLESIDSGYKVQKIFCQIFGLPFDEGAQASGQRK, from the coding sequence GTGAGTCCTACTGTTTCAGTCAGCCCCTCTGCAAAAACGGCAAGCCGTCGTGCGGTCTTCCCATTTACGGCGATCGTTGGTCAAGAAGAAATGAAACTGGCGTTGCTGTTGAACGTCATTGATCCCAAGATTGGTGGGGTCATGATCATGGGCGATCGGGGGACGGGCAAATCCACCACGATTCGCGCCCTGGCAGACGTACTGCCCGAAATTGACGTGGTTGCAGGCGATCCCTTCAACAGCCATCCCACTGATGTCAGCTTAATGAGCGATCTGGTGAAGCAACAGGTCGAAGCCGGAGAACCCATTCAAGCGGCAAAGAAAAAAGTCACGATGATTGACCTGCCTCTGGGTGCAACCGAAGACCGGGTGTGCGGCACGATCGACATTGAAAAAGCCTTATCTGAGGGCGTCAAAGCCTTTGAACCGGGGCTGCTGGCACAAGCAAATCGGGGCATCCTTTATGTGGATGAGGTCAACCTGCTCGATGATCACCTCGTTGACGTGCTGCTTGACTCGGCTGCTTCTGGCTGGAATACGGTGGAACGGGAAGGTATCTCAATTCGCCACCCAGCAAGATTTGTGCTCGTTGGTTCTGGCAACCCAGAAGAGGGAGAACTGCGTCCTCAATTGCTCGATCGCTTTGGGCTGCACGCCGAAATTCGCACCGTGAAAGATCCGGTTCTGCGCGTCGAGATTGTAGAACAGCGATCGGATTTTGATCAAAATCCAGATACTTTCCTGGAACATTACGAAGCGAAACAGTCTGAACTGCAACAGAAACTCGTCAATGCCCAAACGCTGCTGCCTTCTGTGACGATCGATCAAGATCTCAAGATCAAGATTTCTCAGGTTTGCGCCGAGTTAGATGTTGATGGTCTGCGCGGCGACATTGTGACCAACCGAACTGCAAAGGCTCTGGCAGCCCTGGAAGGACGGAAGGAAGTAACGGTTGATGACATTCAGCGGGTGATTGTGATGGCGCTGCGTCACCGTCTGCGGAAAGACCCTCTGGAGTCGATCGATTCTGGTTATAAGGTACAAAAAATCTTCTGCCAAATTTTCGGTCTGCCTTTTGATGAAGGGGCGCAAGCTTCTGGGCAGCGCAAATAA
- the dapB gene encoding 4-hydroxy-tetrahydrodipicolinate reductase → MASQAPIPVVVNGAAGKMGREVVKAVAGAPDMTLVGAIDRNPALVGQDIGEVIGCGALEVPILTDLEATLAMAAQEKQLGVMVDFTHPDSVYDNVRAAIAYGIRPVIGTTGLSPAQISELAEFADKASTGCLIIPNFSIGVVLLQQAAIQASQYFDHVEIIELHHNQKADAPSGTAIQTAQLLEEFGKLFNPPQVEETEKLPGARGTSTESGIRIHSVRLPGLIAHQEVLFGAPGQLYTLRHDTSDRACYMPGVLLAIRKVIQLKQLIYGLEKIL, encoded by the coding sequence ATGGCAAGTCAGGCTCCGATTCCAGTGGTAGTGAATGGTGCAGCAGGGAAAATGGGTCGTGAGGTGGTCAAGGCGGTTGCGGGAGCGCCAGACATGACGCTTGTGGGGGCGATCGATCGCAACCCGGCGTTGGTCGGTCAGGATATTGGCGAAGTGATTGGCTGTGGCGCTTTAGAAGTACCAATTCTGACAGATTTGGAAGCGACGCTGGCAATGGCAGCACAGGAAAAGCAGCTTGGCGTGATGGTGGATTTTACGCATCCTGACTCTGTGTATGACAATGTGCGGGCTGCGATCGCCTATGGAATTCGTCCGGTGATTGGCACAACAGGTCTGAGTCCAGCACAGATTAGTGAGTTGGCAGAGTTTGCTGATAAAGCGAGTACAGGTTGCTTGATTATTCCCAATTTTTCGATCGGTGTTGTTCTGCTCCAACAAGCGGCAATTCAAGCATCCCAATATTTCGATCACGTTGAGATTATTGAACTGCATCACAACCAGAAAGCGGATGCACCCAGCGGCACAGCGATTCAAACGGCACAATTACTAGAAGAGTTTGGGAAACTGTTTAATCCGCCACAGGTCGAGGAGACTGAAAAATTACCGGGAGCGAGAGGCACATCAACCGAATCAGGTATCCGAATTCACAGCGTTCGATTACCAGGATTGATTGCTCATCAAGAAGTTCTGTTTGGTGCACCAGGGCAGCTTTATACCTTGCGGCATGATACGAGCGATCGGGCTTGCTATATGCCAGGGGTGCTGCTGGCAATTCGGAAAGTGATTCAATTGAAACAATTGATCTATGGCTTAGAGAAGATCCTTTAG
- a CDS encoding CHAT domain-containing protein has translation MKFLRWILVFVLAIGCTIGFSLPLHAQNPASPVPSSDESSLSVLRFDPERFKATLDQGRIAEAVGLLERGWNQQYETYYEEKLRSQLLSTDEIATSLTRITALTGKRTALIYAISLPNALEVILLLPNGQLSHHRIADANETALTETLRIYRTGIANVNSQPNDYLPAAQQIYRWLIAPLQSDLKAQQIDNLIFCLGKGLRSVPMAALHDGQQFLVEQYSLGIIPAFNLLDRNPSRLLGTRVLAMGASQFQTETPLPAVPIEINAVRDLWQGESWLNQSFTVEQLNARRSVYPFGIIHLATHAAFAPGSVQKSYIQFWDQELRLDQLSEMNLRLPVVQLLVLSACRTALGDPNAELGFAGLAVQSGAKAALASLWSVSDAGTLAMMVSFYQQLKTAPIKAEALQQTQLAMLRRQLHMQSAPVQRAIEKAPLSADLQDAIESDLSHPYYWAAFTMIGNPW, from the coding sequence ATGAAATTTCTTCGATGGATTCTAGTTTTTGTTCTCGCGATCGGCTGTACGATCGGTTTTTCACTGCCGCTTCATGCCCAAAATCCCGCTTCCCCAGTACCTTCTAGCGATGAAAGCTCACTTTCGGTGCTCCGGTTTGATCCAGAAAGATTTAAAGCAACGCTTGATCAGGGAAGGATTGCCGAAGCAGTCGGTTTGCTAGAACGGGGATGGAATCAGCAGTATGAGACGTACTATGAGGAAAAGCTCAGAAGCCAGCTTTTAAGTACTGATGAAATTGCAACAAGTTTAACCAGAATTACAGCTTTAACTGGAAAGCGGACGGCATTAATCTACGCTATCTCACTCCCAAATGCGCTAGAGGTCATTCTGCTGCTGCCCAACGGACAGTTAAGCCACCATCGAATTGCTGATGCGAATGAAACCGCACTAACAGAAACGCTGCGGATTTATCGTACTGGAATTGCCAACGTTAATAGTCAACCGAATGACTATTTGCCAGCAGCTCAGCAGATTTATCGCTGGCTCATTGCCCCACTACAGTCAGATTTAAAGGCACAGCAGATCGATAACTTAATTTTCTGCCTGGGTAAAGGCTTGAGAAGCGTGCCAATGGCGGCTCTGCATGATGGTCAGCAGTTTCTCGTTGAGCAGTATAGTTTAGGCATAATTCCGGCATTCAACTTGCTCGATCGCAACCCATCGAGGCTGTTAGGGACAAGAGTTTTGGCAATGGGTGCTTCTCAGTTTCAAACAGAGACGCCTTTGCCTGCCGTCCCGATCGAAATTAATGCAGTCCGTGATTTATGGCAGGGAGAATCCTGGTTAAATCAGTCTTTCACTGTAGAACAACTGAACGCCAGACGATCGGTCTATCCTTTTGGCATCATTCACCTAGCAACTCATGCAGCTTTTGCACCCGGTTCAGTTCAAAAGTCTTACATCCAGTTTTGGGACCAGGAATTGCGGCTTGATCAACTGAGCGAAATGAACTTACGGTTACCCGTTGTGCAACTGCTGGTTTTGAGTGCTTGTCGGACAGCATTGGGCGATCCAAATGCAGAACTCGGCTTCGCTGGGCTGGCAGTCCAATCAGGGGCAAAGGCAGCCTTGGCAAGCCTCTGGTCGGTCAGTGATGCGGGAACGCTAGCAATGATGGTGAGTTTCTATCAGCAGCTCAAAACAGCCCCAATCAAGGCAGAGGCTCTGCAACAAACTCAATTAGCAATGCTGCGTAGACAACTTCATATGCAGAGTGCCCCCGTTCAACGCGCGATCGAAAAAGCCCCTTTATCAGCCGACTTACAGGACGCGATCGAGAGTGACCTATCCCACCCTTATTACTGGGCAGCATTTACGATGATTGGTAATCCCTGGTAG
- a CDS encoding HPP family protein, translating to MRNIVSRRQSRRTIGFSFTRAVSLLRQRLTHLRSAQFHGSPVYQPAFDLQHILFSYIGSFIGIAALACLSTKSGYPLIAAPFGATAVLVFGVPDSPLAQPRNVIGGNLIAAIVCVVSIHLFGTSPWVMAFAVATAIKLMQFTKTLHPPSGAVALLGVLSHASWEFILTPVLIGSIIIVLCTILYNNLVPGRSYPKHWL from the coding sequence ATGCGAAATATAGTATCAAGAAGACAATCGAGGAGAACGATCGGCTTCTCTTTTACTCGTGCTGTTTCCCTGTTGCGGCAGCGCCTAACTCATCTGCGTTCTGCCCAATTTCACGGCAGCCCAGTGTATCAACCTGCCTTTGATTTACAGCACATCCTGTTTTCATATATCGGTAGCTTCATTGGCATTGCAGCCCTTGCCTGTTTGTCTACTAAAAGCGGCTATCCGCTCATCGCTGCTCCGTTTGGCGCAACCGCCGTATTAGTTTTTGGGGTTCCAGATAGTCCACTCGCGCAGCCTCGGAATGTGATTGGGGGAAACTTAATTGCGGCAATTGTTTGTGTTGTCTCAATTCATTTGTTTGGGACATCGCCTTGGGTTATGGCATTTGCAGTTGCCACCGCTATTAAACTCATGCAGTTTACAAAAACTCTTCACCCACCTTCTGGTGCAGTTGCGCTTTTGGGAGTTTTGAGTCACGCATCCTGGGAATTTATTTTGACGCCAGTGTTGATAGGCTCGATCATAATTGTCCTTTGTACGATCCTGTACAATAACCTCGTGCCGGGACGATCGTATCCGAAGCATTGGCTTTAG
- a CDS encoding HAD-IA family hydrolase, producing the protein MSAIDAIADGNSVAHSKPAPDVFLHAAKLFGLEPTTCLVVEDAESGIEAALRAGMRAIGFGLESRVGSVHLVLPNLAEAHWRDLQIQLHRQREFAAFPCLA; encoded by the coding sequence ATGAGTGCGATCGATGCAATTGCTGATGGAAATAGCGTAGCTCACTCAAAACCCGCGCCCGATGTCTTTCTTCATGCTGCAAAACTGTTTGGACTGGAACCGACTACTTGCCTCGTGGTTGAAGATGCGGAATCCGGGATTGAAGCTGCTCTCCGGGCAGGAATGCGGGCGATCGGTTTCGGTCTAGAGTCGCGGGTTGGTTCTGTCCATCTGGTACTGCCCAATCTGGCAGAGGCACACTGGCGTGATTTGCAGATCCAACTGCACCGTCAGCGAGAATTTGCCGCTTTTCCCTGCCTTGCTTAA
- a CDS encoding diguanylate cyclase, producing MAHTPNPSNSDQAIEPGNSLNQTMERIRQSSNLQETLETTVLEIQRFLKVDRVKVYRFAPDGTGEVIAESIQNGQLPTLKGLHFPASDIPPQARNLLIQAQQRVVIDVVSQRKTLSRHNPFGTGTTSSNADDIRYSPVDICHLKYLNAMGVAASLTVPILYQNQLWGLLAAHHTQPRSFSEPELQIVQILVDHLPIAIAQSELFEQTRQQALQETAISELNALLHSGEAVAELRQAALEQITKSLQATGGRLYLMADPTGHPAQIYTWGEQPEGTYLEEQIAWQQFLGWQALAPNQRWAEVQCCTIADWAQDQALQPLTVAFESTRIKSLLVVPLQYQQQQVGCLTLFRSEFETSRLWAGRWSADERNRKPRQSFEAWREQQVGQTPQWTAGEMRLAQALGLRFYISVIQQRVESLLRQHNSHDLLTGLPNRLLCEELLSLSLVNLHQQGRMLAVILLDLDRFKTINDTLGHAVGDRLLQQVSERLKTCLKEGDTLARWGNDEFTLLLPIQCADDAVQVAQTLLMMLSHPFRVDKQEFHLTASIGVALAPYDGGDAETLLKHADATLNRSKQQGQNNYLLYTPVMNTLALERLVLGNSLYRAIDQQQFLLHYQPQVDLKTGQIIGMEALVRWQHPEIGLVSPQQFIPLAEETGLICAIGEWVLQTACAQNRAWQVAGLPPIRIAVNLSAKQFQQQDLVPTIVRILRETKLEPHYLELEITESLVMQDMGYAITALRELQALGVSIAIDDFGTGYSSLASLMHFPLNALKIDRSFVQCLIQQTSNVAIVTAIISLGHGLNLKLIAEGVETVEQLEFLRLANCDVVQGYWFSQPLPLDQATQFLQQKFSRTSQAALSTAQALIPLPQNERQRVAALRQYQILDTPAEAAFDDLTHLAAQICQTPFAWISFVDEERQWLKSRFGIEITETPRSIAFCAHTILHSTLWIIPDTIADPRFANHPFVLSSPHLRFYAAMPLIDQQGFAIGALCVADRVPRTLNAEQQSALRVLAQQVITKLELRRNRFDQQQLEEKIIHAQVIEIAQQAQDKTSQIAKDTEPTLIEQVQLAQVMAQFGSILSKREPLSVVLQACADALIEHLEIAVVTIWILNPATNQLEIQVVAEQPNRGCPPLLYDYKVQSIFKTGRAFYTNQLNREPDIDKALDLPNLQEFAAFAGYPLTVAQGVTGVITLFARNFLSDATQITLAAITDGIARYIEHQQTEDLLRQQAQRERLVTTIAQRIRQSLDLDEILNTTVQEVRHFLQTDRVVIFRFKPNWVGVVTVESVAEGWKPILRSIIDEPCFRNAFVTQYQQGRVRAIEDIYTAGITDCHLQLLAEFQVRANLVVPILQGDHLWGLLIAHHCSGTRHWRQIEINLLSQLATQVAIAIQQAELYQQVQRLATIDALTQLANRRRFEEYFQDTWQQMSRAQSSLSLILCDIDFFKAYNDTYGHPAGDTCLRAVAAAIDRGSNRAGDLVARYGGEEFAIVLPNTDLAGAMLVGSRLRAEVNRLKLPHCQSPLSQYVTVSVGVSSLIPTTNQSKAVLLSKADQALYQAKAQGRDRVVSS from the coding sequence ATGGCTCACACTCCCAATCCATCCAACTCTGATCAAGCGATCGAGCCGGGAAACTCTTTGAATCAGACAATGGAACGAATCCGCCAGTCTTCTAATTTGCAGGAAACCCTGGAGACGACGGTTCTGGAGATTCAGCGCTTCTTAAAAGTCGATCGCGTCAAAGTGTATCGCTTTGCTCCGGACGGGACAGGCGAGGTGATTGCCGAATCAATTCAAAACGGACAACTCCCCACGCTCAAAGGGCTGCATTTCCCCGCCAGTGATATTCCACCACAAGCCAGAAACCTGTTGATTCAGGCACAGCAGCGAGTCGTGATCGATGTGGTTTCTCAGCGCAAAACGCTCAGTCGGCATAATCCCTTTGGGACAGGGACAACCAGCAGCAATGCAGATGACATTCGCTACAGCCCAGTGGATATCTGTCATCTCAAATATCTCAATGCAATGGGGGTTGCGGCTTCGCTAACGGTGCCAATTCTTTATCAAAACCAGCTCTGGGGGTTGCTCGCAGCTCATCACACCCAACCCCGATCGTTCTCTGAGCCAGAATTGCAGATCGTTCAAATCCTGGTGGATCACCTGCCGATCGCAATTGCTCAATCCGAGCTATTTGAACAGACGCGCCAACAGGCTCTTCAAGAAACCGCCATTTCTGAACTGAATGCGCTACTTCACTCAGGGGAAGCCGTAGCGGAGTTGCGTCAGGCAGCGCTTGAACAAATTACCAAATCTCTGCAAGCAACAGGCGGCAGGCTCTATTTAATGGCAGACCCGACGGGACATCCAGCCCAGATCTACACTTGGGGCGAACAACCAGAAGGGACATACCTGGAAGAACAGATTGCCTGGCAACAGTTTTTGGGATGGCAAGCGCTTGCACCCAATCAACGTTGGGCAGAGGTTCAATGCTGTACGATCGCAGATTGGGCACAGGATCAAGCCCTACAGCCTTTAACAGTGGCATTTGAGTCAACTCGAATCAAGTCTTTATTAGTTGTGCCGTTGCAATATCAGCAGCAGCAAGTCGGTTGTTTAACCCTGTTTCGATCGGAGTTTGAAACTTCTAGGCTTTGGGCAGGTCGCTGGAGTGCTGATGAACGCAACAGGAAGCCACGGCAGTCGTTTGAAGCTTGGCGCGAACAGCAAGTTGGTCAAACGCCGCAGTGGACAGCAGGAGAAATGAGGCTGGCGCAGGCACTAGGGCTACGTTTCTATATTTCAGTCATACAGCAGCGGGTCGAAAGTCTTTTGCGGCAGCATAACTCTCACGATTTGCTCACCGGATTACCCAATCGGTTGCTCTGTGAAGAACTGCTGTCACTGTCGCTGGTCAATTTGCATCAGCAAGGCAGAATGCTTGCCGTCATCCTTCTTGATCTCGATCGCTTCAAAACCATTAACGATACGCTGGGTCATGCTGTAGGCGATCGGCTGTTGCAGCAAGTGTCAGAGCGGCTAAAGACCTGCCTCAAAGAAGGCGATACGCTTGCCCGCTGGGGCAATGATGAGTTTACCCTGCTGCTGCCCATTCAATGCGCTGATGATGCAGTTCAGGTTGCCCAAACCCTTCTGATGATGCTGAGCCACCCATTCCGCGTTGATAAGCAGGAGTTTCACCTCACTGCCAGTATTGGCGTCGCCCTCGCCCCCTACGACGGTGGGGATGCTGAAACGTTGCTCAAACATGCCGATGCGACCTTAAACCGCAGCAAGCAGCAGGGACAGAATAACTATCTGCTTTATACTCCAGTGATGAATACTTTGGCGCTGGAACGATTGGTGCTTGGCAACAGCCTCTATCGGGCGATCGACCAGCAGCAGTTTTTGCTGCACTATCAGCCGCAAGTTGACCTGAAAACGGGACAGATCATCGGCATGGAAGCCTTGGTGCGCTGGCAGCATCCAGAAATTGGGCTAGTCTCGCCCCAACAATTTATTCCATTGGCAGAAGAAACAGGATTGATTTGTGCGATCGGGGAATGGGTTTTGCAAACGGCTTGTGCCCAAAATCGTGCCTGGCAAGTTGCAGGGTTGCCCCCCATTCGCATTGCAGTTAACTTGTCTGCAAAACAGTTTCAACAGCAAGATCTGGTGCCAACGATCGTGCGGATTCTCCGAGAAACAAAACTAGAGCCGCATTATCTTGAGCTGGAAATTACGGAAAGCCTGGTGATGCAGGATATGGGCTATGCGATTACAGCTCTCCGAGAACTGCAAGCCTTGGGTGTTTCCATTGCAATTGATGATTTTGGGACAGGCTATTCTTCGCTGGCGTCACTAATGCATTTTCCGCTGAATGCGCTGAAGATTGACCGATCGTTTGTTCAGTGTTTGATCCAGCAGACCAGCAACGTGGCAATTGTTACAGCCATTATTTCTCTAGGGCATGGGCTTAACTTGAAACTGATTGCAGAAGGCGTCGAAACGGTTGAACAACTGGAGTTTCTTCGATTGGCAAATTGCGATGTCGTTCAAGGTTACTGGTTTAGTCAGCCGCTACCGCTTGACCAGGCAACGCAGTTCTTGCAACAAAAGTTTTCTCGAACGAGCCAAGCTGCCCTTTCTACCGCTCAAGCGCTCATTCCTCTCCCTCAGAATGAACGGCAAAGAGTAGCGGCTCTCCGTCAATATCAAATTCTAGATACTCCGGCTGAAGCTGCATTTGATGATCTCACTCATCTAGCGGCGCAAATCTGCCAAACGCCTTTTGCCTGGATCTCGTTTGTGGATGAAGAACGGCAGTGGTTAAAGTCGCGATTTGGCATTGAAATTACTGAAACACCCCGATCGATCGCCTTCTGTGCCCATACCATTCTGCACTCCACCCTTTGGATAATTCCTGATACGATCGCTGATCCCCGCTTTGCCAACCATCCTTTCGTTCTCTCTTCTCCTCACTTGCGCTTCTATGCAGCAATGCCGTTGATTGACCAACAGGGGTTTGCGATCGGAGCGCTTTGTGTTGCCGATCGGGTGCCTCGTACCTTAAATGCTGAACAGCAATCTGCACTGCGAGTCCTGGCTCAGCAGGTAATCACCAAACTAGAATTACGCCGCAATCGCTTCGACCAACAGCAGCTAGAAGAAAAAATTATCCATGCCCAAGTCATTGAGATCGCCCAGCAAGCTCAAGACAAAACAAGCCAAATTGCGAAAGATACTGAACCAACCCTCATCGAACAAGTCCAGCTTGCTCAGGTCATGGCTCAGTTTGGCAGTATTCTCAGCAAACGCGAGCCGCTATCCGTTGTCCTGCAAGCTTGTGCTGACGCACTGATAGAACATTTAGAGATTGCTGTCGTCACCATTTGGATCCTCAATCCTGCAACGAATCAATTAGAGATTCAAGTTGTTGCGGAACAACCAAATCGCGGCTGCCCGCCTCTTCTCTATGACTATAAAGTTCAATCCATTTTCAAAACAGGTCGTGCCTTTTACACCAACCAGCTCAACCGTGAACCAGACATCGACAAGGCTTTAGACCTGCCAAACTTACAAGAGTTTGCTGCATTTGCTGGATATCCGTTAACGGTTGCTCAGGGAGTCACTGGCGTCATCACTTTATTTGCTCGGAATTTCCTGTCTGACGCAACCCAAATCACACTGGCAGCAATCACCGATGGCATTGCTCGATACATTGAACATCAACAAACCGAAGACCTGCTCAGGCAGCAAGCGCAACGAGAACGGCTGGTTACCACGATCGCGCAGCGAATTCGCCAGTCGCTTGATTTGGATGAAATCCTCAATACAACAGTGCAAGAAGTCCGCCATTTTTTGCAAACCGATCGCGTCGTTATCTTCCGGTTTAAGCCAAACTGGGTCGGTGTCGTGACGGTGGAATCTGTGGCAGAAGGCTGGAAACCAATTCTTCGCAGCATTATTGATGAACCCTGCTTCCGCAATGCTTTTGTGACGCAATATCAGCAGGGACGAGTCCGGGCGATCGAAGATATTTACACTGCCGGAATCACAGATTGTCATCTCCAACTGCTGGCAGAGTTTCAGGTGCGCGCTAATTTAGTAGTGCCCATTTTGCAGGGCGATCATCTTTGGGGGTTGCTCATCGCCCATCACTGTAGCGGGACTCGTCATTGGCGACAGATTGAAATCAACTTGCTCAGTCAACTGGCAACTCAGGTGGCAATTGCAATTCAACAAGCAGAACTTTATCAGCAGGTGCAGCGCCTAGCCACGATCGACGCCCTCACTCAACTTGCCAATCGCCGTCGTTTTGAGGAGTATTTTCAGGATACGTGGCAGCAAATGAGCCGCGCCCAATCGTCGCTTTCTCTGATCCTCTGCGATATTGATTTCTTCAAAGCTTACAACGACACCTACGGTCATCCGGCAGGCGATACTTGCTTACGCGCCGTTGCCGCAGCGATCGATCGTGGCTCGAATCGAGCAGGTGATTTGGTGGCTCGTTATGGTGGCGAAGAATTTGCGATCGTCCTGCCCAATACAGATTTAGCAGGTGCAATGCTCGTTGGTAGCCGTCTTCGAGCAGAGGTGAATCGGCTCAAGCTGCCTCACTGCCAGTCTCCCCTGAGCCAATACGTTACCGTCAGTGTTGGAGTATCTAGTCTGATTCCCACCACAAACCAATCGAAGGCTGTCTTGCTGAGCAAAGCAGATCAGGCACTTTATCAGGCGAAAGCACAAGGGCGCGATCGAGTGGTGAGTTCATAG
- the ilvA gene encoding threonine ammonia-lyase, biosynthetic, which yields MHSDYLERILTARVYDVAQETPLEYAPNLSARLDNQLLLKREDMQSVFSFKLRGAYNKMAKLPPDLLAQGVIAASAGNHAQGVALGARQLGTRAIIVMPITTPQVKIDAVKARGSEVVLHGDTYDDAYAHARQLEAEKGLTFIHPFDDPDVIAGQGTIGMEILRQCQQPIHAIFVAIGGGGLISGIAAYVKRLRPEIRIIGVEPSDANAMYQSLQAGERIRLPQVGLFADGVAVRQVGEETFRLCQQYVDEIMLIETDDICAAIKDVFEDTRSILEPAGALAIAAAKAYVEREQITGQRLVAVACGANMNFDRLRFVAERAELGERREAIFAVTIPEERGSLRKFCECIGRRNLTEFNYRIADEQAAHIFVGVQIENRADGAKMVETFEANGFKTLDLTDNELAKLHLRHMVGGRALLAHNELLYRFEFPERPGALMKFVNSMSPNWNISLFHYRNHGADCGRIVVGMQVPPHEMAEWQTFLDSLGYRYWDENQNPAYGLFLG from the coding sequence ATGCATTCCGACTATCTGGAGCGAATTCTGACTGCTCGCGTTTATGATGTTGCTCAGGAAACCCCCCTAGAGTATGCTCCAAATCTGTCGGCGCGGCTGGATAACCAACTGCTGCTGAAGCGAGAAGACATGCAGTCCGTCTTTTCCTTTAAGCTGCGCGGCGCATACAACAAAATGGCAAAACTGCCTCCTGACCTGCTGGCGCAGGGTGTGATTGCGGCTTCTGCCGGAAACCATGCTCAGGGCGTCGCATTAGGGGCGCGTCAACTGGGGACAAGAGCCATTATCGTCATGCCAATCACTACACCCCAAGTGAAGATTGATGCGGTGAAAGCGAGAGGCAGTGAAGTCGTTTTGCATGGCGATACTTATGACGATGCCTATGCTCATGCGCGGCAACTGGAAGCCGAAAAAGGGCTAACCTTTATTCACCCGTTTGATGATCCCGATGTCATTGCCGGACAGGGCACGATCGGCATGGAAATTTTGCGGCAATGCCAGCAGCCAATCCATGCAATTTTTGTGGCGATCGGCGGCGGCGGCTTAATTTCAGGAATTGCCGCTTATGTGAAAAGGCTTCGTCCTGAGATTCGGATCATTGGCGTTGAACCCAGTGATGCAAATGCAATGTACCAGTCTTTGCAAGCCGGAGAGCGAATTCGGCTACCCCAGGTTGGTTTATTTGCCGATGGGGTCGCAGTGCGGCAGGTTGGGGAAGAAACGTTTCGGCTCTGTCAGCAGTATGTCGATGAAATCATGCTGATCGAGACTGACGATATTTGTGCGGCGATCAAAGATGTTTTTGAAGACACGCGATCGATCTTAGAACCTGCCGGAGCACTGGCAATTGCTGCCGCCAAAGCCTACGTTGAGCGAGAACAAATTACCGGACAAAGGCTCGTTGCTGTTGCCTGTGGCGCAAACATGAACTTCGATCGACTCCGCTTTGTGGCAGAACGGGCAGAACTTGGGGAACGCCGCGAAGCCATCTTTGCCGTCACCATTCCCGAAGAGCGGGGCAGCCTTCGCAAGTTTTGTGAATGTATTGGCAGACGCAACCTGACGGAGTTTAACTACCGCATTGCCGATGAGCAGGCCGCCCATATCTTCGTCGGCGTTCAGATCGAAAACCGAGCTGATGGCGCAAAAATGGTTGAAACTTTCGAGGCAAACGGTTTCAAAACGCTAGATCTGACAGACAACGAACTAGCAAAACTGCACCTACGGCATATGGTAGGCGGTCGAGCGCTCCTCGCTCACAACGAACTCCTCTATCGGTTTGAGTTTCCTGAACGTCCCGGTGCTCTGATGAAATTCGTTAATTCTATGAGCCCGAACTGGAATATCAGCCTGTTTCACTATCGCAATCACGGTGCAGACTGCGGCAGAATCGTCGTGGGGATGCAGGTTCCTCCGCATGAAATGGCAGAGTGGCAAACCTTCCTCGACTCGCTTGGCTATCGCTATTGGGATGAGAACCAGAATCCGGCGTATGGGCTATTTTTGGGATAG